TGAGACACCGTTGAAATAACGACAGGCACAATATTCTTTGTTGCCGGTTATTCTGGAATCAGAAACACTTCTTGTGCTGATGGTGATTTTTTTGTCAGACTTTCATCTCGATCAATGGGCGCAATACGCCGGTCCCGCCAACTGGTATTCCCTTGCATTTCCTTCTGACTGGATCAAGGATGATCAGGACGGAGTACTACAACTCAGTCCCCCCGGTAGAAACGCCACATTAACAATCAGCTGCCACTGGAAATCGGTGCTGCCTCACACAGAGACCGGTGCAGGGCTTGATGTTGATTTTGACCAGCTCTTTGTTAGACATCGGAATATTATAAAACGACCACCGCTGGTGATTGAGCATGAATCAGTGGCTTATGCCGGTGAAGCCATCATTAAGAAAAATTCATCATGGTGGAAGTCGTTGCTGGCGCGGTCCGCCTTATTTCAAAAAAACTGGCATCACTGGAATCTCTGGTTGATCCGAGAACACTCCATTCAAATGGTCGTCACTTTATTTTACGAACCCCAGGATCGTGAAGAATTGCTGGAGACCGTGCAGAGGATCCTGCATTCAGTTGAACTGAATTTAAATCCGGCGAATCCTCCTGAGCTGTTTGCGCATGAGGTACTGCAGCTGGCCCGAAAAAAATTCCCATTGATTTCGTCGCAGATCATTCCCGGTTTTCGCATCAAATTTGGTGAATCGGAACTGAATCTGACGAATTTTTACCGGTCCTATCTGAGCTCTTCTGAAGATTACGAACAAAATATAGTCTCGGCTCTGGCGACGGTGCTGCAAATTAATGAATGGGGAGAAGAGCAGACCGAACCGGAACTGCTCGACATTCAAGACCGCATCATGCCGATCCTGATCTCGCAGGAATCATGGAAGGCACATTTCCCGAATTTTGTCGGCGAGAACTGGATCGCCAATCTGGCCATTCTCTATGTGGTTGATGAATCGCGGGCTTACTGGTATATCCATGAGAAGCTGCTGCGGAAGTGGAAGATCAGCCAGGAGGTTTTACATGAAATCGCGCTGACCAATCTGGACCACTATTTCATGCAAAACGATATTGAGTTAATCTGCATGTCGCGGGAGGATGGTCCCAACATGATTATTCAGAGCAAAGCAGACGCGTACAATGCGAGCCAGGTTCTGAGTCCGTCATTTTACCAGCAGGCTCGAAAGTTTCTGGGAAGCGAATTTCTGGCGGGCGTTCCCAATCGTGATTTTTTGCTGGCACTCAGCCTGAGTGAATCGCAGATCATCGAAAAGATCCAGCATAATATTGCCAATGACTACCTGAATATGGACCATCCACTTACAGATCACTTACTGGTTGTCACCGCGGATGGTGTCAGTGAATATTGTGGTGTGAGCTGAACTCGATTACGCCGCAATGCGTCTTCTCATGCGATGCAGCGGTACCAGTACAGCCACTAATAAATTAAACTGGGGCACAATCTGACCCGAAAACGGTAAAACCCGCACAAGAGCGATTAAGTATAATGCAACAGGAATCGAATTTATTTTCTCAGAGACAGGGTGAGTTCATCACACTGGGCACGGGGACCAGTGTGGGGATTCCCATCGTTGGCTGCGATTGTGAAGTCTGCCAGTCACCCAATCCCAAAAACCAGCGAGGCCGAACTTCCGTTTATATCAGTGCCCCGGAAGGCGGCTTTCTGATCGACACTCCACCGGAACTCAGGCTGCAGTTACTGCGCGAACACATTCCCTGGGTACACGCGGTTCTGTATACCCACAGCCACGCCGATCATATTTTCGGTCTGGACGATGTGCGGATCAGCGGATACAGGTTGGAAAAGTCCATCGAATTATATTGCGAAGAAGCCGTGGAAGAGCAGATCCGAGGGTCCTTCAACTACGCATTCGAAGAACCGACACATAATCGACATCACATGTCGCGTCCTCATCTTGATTTCAAAACAATCTCGCTGGAACCGTTCGATCTGCTGGGCCTCAGAATTCAGCCGATTCGACTAATGCATGGCACTCTGCCGATCCTCGGATACCGGATCAACAATATTGCATTTTGCACCGATGTCAGTGAGATTCCCGAGGAGAGCTGGCAATATCTGGAAGGCCTGGATTACCTGATTCTGGATGCCCTGCGGATTAAGCCACACCCCACTCATTTTTGTCTGGAACAGAGCCTGGAAGTAGTCGAACGGGTTAAACCCAAACGGGCTTTCTTCACACATATCTCTCACTCGCTGGAACATGAAGAGACGAACGCGATTTTACCCGATCATGTCGAACTGGCATTCGACGGACTGTCGTTACCGCTTAACGGACTGGCTGCTGATCACTAGTGGAATGTCATTATTAAATTCAGGGTTGATAGATCTCAAGAGAGTGCGACAACGGAACACGTACACAACACCCTCGACCCTCAATTTCCAGCTTAATAAAGCTCTAGACTGTGACCAGTTTTACTGTAGCGTCTCCAGAGGCATTTGGATTGAGTAGAATGGCTTGAGAGATGCTTATAAGATCAACCGGGTGTGCTCAGAATGTTCCCGGTCGGGCGGGACGCCGCTTATGGCAGATTCAGTTTCATTCCGGGACGGATGTAGTTGGCGTTCTTCAGGAGATCACGATTCTGCTGATAAATTTTAAATGCTGCTGAGCGTTTACCATAGATTCGCACAGCGATGGATTCGAGGGTGTCACCCGCCTGAATCGTGTAGGTTTTCGGCTGTGCAGGCTGCTGAGTGGTTGACTCAGTCTGTTCGCCGAACAGATCATCAACGATCTGATCCACATTCTCCGGTTGAACCTGCGACAAGGAACGACCTGAACCCGAGGAAGATCCATTGCTTTGCGATCCGTTACCAGGTGTAAGGGGAGAGCGGGGTACAGGAATAAATTTTCGATAGTTTTCCGGAATCTGTTTGATCCCTGCTGGAAGTTTCTCGGTTTGAATCGATTCTTCCAGCTCCTGCATCACCTGTTTCTGATCCAGCTGACCCATCGATTTTTGGGAAGGAGTATTGGAGAGCGACTCGATCAATCCTTCAAACTGAACTGTCGAGGAAGATGTATCTGATTTCAAAGTCGGCTGGGAAACCATTTGTCCCATCGTCCGCTTCCCGGTCATCACCGGAGATTGCACATTGGTCTGACGATTGGCAGACTGAGGCGTTGTTTCTGGAGCGCGGTAGACCGGAATCCTCAATTTCATTCCTTCACGAATGTCATTGGGGCTGCGGAGCTGATCACGGTTCAGATTAAAGATCTCACGGTATTTGCGACTGGTCCCCAGATAGTGAATCGAAATTTCTGAGAGTGTTTCTCCCGCTTTAACTGTGTGAATCCGGATTTGGGGAGCCGCTGGTTGCACAGGTCTGACAGGTTCCTGTCTCTGTTGTGACGGATTTACTTCCCAAGCGTTATTATGCTCGGGCTTGATACTATCGATACCGGTTACCGGCTTCGGCGTTCTGTTTTGTGAAACAGGCTTTGCTTCGGGGTGAGGCGGATTTGGTTCAAATACTGAATCGGCAGGCTCCGGACTGGAAAACTGCTCTTCAGGTAGATCGACATCTTTCAGGAATTCGGGGATCGGCCCCCAG
The sequence above is a segment of the Gimesia algae genome. Coding sequences within it:
- a CDS encoding DUF1444 family protein, translated to MSDFHLDQWAQYAGPANWYSLAFPSDWIKDDQDGVLQLSPPGRNATLTISCHWKSVLPHTETGAGLDVDFDQLFVRHRNIIKRPPLVIEHESVAYAGEAIIKKNSSWWKSLLARSALFQKNWHHWNLWLIREHSIQMVVTLFYEPQDREELLETVQRILHSVELNLNPANPPELFAHEVLQLARKKFPLISSQIIPGFRIKFGESELNLTNFYRSYLSSSEDYEQNIVSALATVLQINEWGEEQTEPELLDIQDRIMPILISQESWKAHFPNFVGENWIANLAILYVVDESRAYWYIHEKLLRKWKISQEVLHEIALTNLDHYFMQNDIELICMSREDGPNMIIQSKADAYNASQVLSPSFYQQARKFLGSEFLAGVPNRDFLLALSLSESQIIEKIQHNIANDYLNMDHPLTDHLLVVTADGVSEYCGVS
- a CDS encoding MBL fold metallo-hydrolase; translation: MQQESNLFSQRQGEFITLGTGTSVGIPIVGCDCEVCQSPNPKNQRGRTSVYISAPEGGFLIDTPPELRLQLLREHIPWVHAVLYTHSHADHIFGLDDVRISGYRLEKSIELYCEEAVEEQIRGSFNYAFEEPTHNRHHMSRPHLDFKTISLEPFDLLGLRIQPIRLMHGTLPILGYRINNIAFCTDVSEIPEESWQYLEGLDYLILDALRIKPHPTHFCLEQSLEVVERVKPKRAFFTHISHSLEHEETNAILPDHVELAFDGLSLPLNGLAADH
- a CDS encoding LysM peptidoglycan-binding domain-containing protein; its protein translation is MHQDKKVGLALALLVIGFVAAFCLRQDRNTTVQIPELNDPHYLNEQIADKDRTPYLDTQLKEKTETQLGSEQAFTGLTDKGGTAESSKVAVPTISHTTPVGQNGKGSKAERWGPIPEFLKDVDLPEEQFSSPEPADSVFEPNPPHPEAKPVSQNRTPKPVTGIDSIKPEHNNAWEVNPSQQRQEPVRPVQPAAPQIRIHTVKAGETLSEISIHYLGTSRKYREIFNLNRDQLRSPNDIREGMKLRIPVYRAPETTPQSANRQTNVQSPVMTGKRTMGQMVSQPTLKSDTSSSTVQFEGLIESLSNTPSQKSMGQLDQKQVMQELEESIQTEKLPAGIKQIPENYRKFIPVPRSPLTPGNGSQSNGSSSGSGRSLSQVQPENVDQIVDDLFGEQTESTTQQPAQPKTYTIQAGDTLESIAVRIYGKRSAAFKIYQQNRDLLKNANYIRPGMKLNLP